TACGCCAGGTAGGTGTTGGGACGTCCACCACGGTGTCTGGGCGAGCTCCCGCTCTGGCAGCACGAATCAGGTTGTAACCACCGATGAGCACGCCCAAGATGTAGAGCGAGCCACCGACCACGCGAACCCAGTACATGGGCACGATCTCGATGACGGTCTCCATGAAATCGGGGTACATAAGCTTGCCGGTCTCATCGAATGCGCGCCACATCAGACCCTGTGTGACACCAGCCCAGTACATGGCGAGCACGTAGAGGAGCATACCGATGGTGCCGAGCCAGAAGTGCCAGTTCGCGAGCTTCTTGCTGTAGTCGTCGACCTTCCAAAGGCGAGGAACCAACCAGTAGATCATGCCGAAGGTCATGAAGCCGTTCCAGCCGAGCGCGCCTGAGTGAACGTGGGCGATAATCCAGTCGGTGTAGTGACCGAGCGAGTTCACTGCCTTGATGGAGAGCATTGGGCCCTCGAAGGTGGACATGCCGTAGAAGGTGATGCCGACCACGAAGAACTTCAGGACGGGTTCGTCCCGAAGCTTGCCCCATGCGCCGCGCAGTGTGAGGAGACCGTTGATCATACCGCCCCAGCTCGGCATCCAGAGCATGACTGAGAACACCATACCCACGGTTGATGCCCACTCGGGGAGCGCCGTGTAGTGAAGGTGGTGAGGTCCAGCCCAGATGTAGAGGAAGACCAGCGACCAGAAGTGGATGATCGAGAGTTTGTACGAGAAGACAGGGCGTTCTGCGGCCTTGGGCAGGAAATAGTACATTAGACCGAGGAACGGCGTGGTCAGGAAGAAGGCAACGGCATTGTGTCCGTACCACCACTGAACCATGGCATCCTGCACACCACTTAGGAGCGAATATCCTTTGAAGAGGTCTACTGGGATAATGAGGTTGTTGAAGATGTGTAGGACCGCGACGGTCACGATACTCGCGATATAGAACCAGAGCGCCACGTAGATGTGTTTTTCGCGCCGGCGCCAGAGCGTACCGAGGAAGTTGACCGCAAAAACCACCCAGATGAAGGTGATCGCGAGGTCAATAGGCCACTCGAGCTCCGCGTATTCGCGCGACTGAGTGATGCCGAGGGGCAGTGTGATCGCGGCTGAAACGATGATCAGCTGCCATCCCCAGAAGTGGATCCAGCTCAGTTTATCATTGAACATCCTCGCCTTGGTTAGACGCTGAGTTGAATAATAAACGGCTGTGAAAATGGCGTTACCTGCGAACGCAAAAATCACTGCATTGGTATGTAGGGGCCTCAAGCGGCCGAACGTCAAAAACTCATGGACGTTGGCCGGCCAAAAGGCCAATTGTAAGGCTAGAATTAGCCCTACGGTCATACCGACGATGCCCCAAATCACGGTGGCAAAGGCAAATGCCCTGACCACGCGGTCATCGTAGACTACACGTTCGTAACCTTTCAGAGGTGTTTCACTATGACTCACGCTGTCTCCTTCAAAATTGTCGCCGCCCCTGCATTACACAAAAGTTATGCCAAAGAGGCTTAAGCGGCTAAACCATTGAAAAATAGGGCCCAGTACTGCGATTTGAGCAGCACGATAACGCATTTAATTCGCGGAACAAGGCCTTTCGCAAATTTTGCGCACATCGTCCTCGATGGCTCTCTCTGCGGCGGTTAGATTGTGCAGAAAAGACTCGTTAAGAAGTCCTTGATTATATTGGAATCTGGAGTTTCTCTGAGCATTCCGTTGGCGCTAGGGTTGGTCCTTGGATTCGAAGTTGCATTAGAACTCTTGTTGGTGAAGGGAGTTAGACCCGGACGTCGGAATGAACGCTTATAGCCAGGTAGTATCGATTGGACTCTTATGGGTCACCATACATTGCGCTGGCATGTGTGGCCCCATCATCGCGGGAGTCACCACCAGTCGGCACAAGACGGGCTCAATCTGGTCAAGGGTTCCTCGCGTACTCGCCTACCAATTGGGCCGCGCCGTGACCTATGCAGGGTTTGGTGTAGCAGCCGGGCTTTTAGGCGCTGTCTTCGAGTCTCAGATTCGTACCTTTGCGAATGCCGCGGGACTCGTGCTCTCTCTCGCCCTTATAGGCGTGGGTATCTCTCAAGTTCCTTGGGTTCGAAGGCGCTTCAAACCAGGTGGCAACTTCGGGGTGGATTTCTCGTCCAAGCTTCTCGGACTTCTGAAGGGAACGCGTGGCATGGGCGACTTCCCGAGGCTCTTTCTCACCGGCCTACTTTTGGGCTTTCTCCCCTGCATGTTGATGTTTTGGGTCTTGAGCGTCGCCGCGTCTACGGCTTCCGCGCTACACGGTGCAGGAGTCATGGTTCTGCTAGTCGTCATGACGACCCCTGTTCTGATTTTTTCGAGTCTTATGGCTGGGCTTCCGATTCGACGTTTTGGCGAGCACCTGGTACCTGTCGCGCTGATTCTATCAGGGGTTTGGATGGGACTGGTAGCCATCGCCTCCAACGGTTGGATCGACCATATTCACCTACAATTCAAAATGTTTGGTGAAGGTTATGTCTTCATGCTCTGGTGATCAGAGGTAGTCAGCGGCGTGTCGGCGACGATAGTTTTTTTGCGGGTCGTCGATTTTGGATTGGCACGAGACACAGAACTCGACCCAAGGCATCAGTTCGAGTCGCTTTTGCCCGATCTCTTCGTCGCATTCCTGGCAGAGTCCGTATTCATCTGGCTCAAGCTCAATGCGGCGCAACGCCTTTTCGATGCCTGCGATCTCCCTTGCCCGTTCGCGGTTTCTGCGCGACGCAATCACCTGTGCGTTTTCGGTATGGGGCGCCTCGTCTTCGTCGAGTTTGGCAACCGCATCGCGTTTGGAGGGTTCGATGAGAAAGTCGCCCTCGTCGATGAGTTCACGCCTTCTCTCAATGAGTCGATCCTGAAATGCCTTGAGTTCGTCTGCGTTCATTCTAAACACCTTGAGGACGCGCAAGATCCAGCCTGACACGTTCCACTTTCGCATTCATGGTCGGCGGCGCACGGGGCCAAATCCTCTCGAAGGGCTTCACACTCTCCGCTTTCGGCTGCCATGAGCGTTGAACACGTGAGATCTGCCGCACATTGGCCTGGCCACTGACACACCGAGCCTTGTTCACCTGGACTCCGGCATGTCCCGAGCCCATCTGGGAGCGTGATATTACGGCAAAGCGACCCAAATTCACAAATGGCGAGGTCGGTATCGATGCCAAAACCACATGGCTCGCCTTCTTTGGCCACTGTCCAGGGGCGGCATTCGCCATCGAGGCATTGAGAACCTTTGACGCACGCCTTGTCCGAAGAACACTCGGCCCCAATCTCCAATGAGTTGGGCTCCACACACTTGGCGTTGGAGCACACGAGATCACCCTCACATCCACCGGTTCCGCGGCAGGTTTCGGCCAGTTTAGCGAGCTCGAAGCAAGACCCAGCGAGGCAGAATTGAGAGGCTGTGCACTGTCCATTGCACGGCATCTGGCAGGTTCCGGAGCATCCGTCATTTGTGAGCACACACTCCATCTCACCTTCGCATTCGAGGTTTGACTCGCAAGTCTGCCCAGCACCTATCTGCCCGCGAAAACTTTTCGCACAGGTTTCTGGGAGGGTGTAGATATCTCCTTCGCAGAATGCAGCGCTGAGATCGGTCAAGCAGGATGACGCGCTCGCCGAATCAAATTCAATCCGCTCCGCCTCTATGAGTTCCAGAGTGTTTGGAAGGAGACGCGCTGAGATAAAACTTGGAGGAGGCGTAGAGAGGCATTCATCTAGCGTTCGATAACGATTGATCAAGACTTCTGATGTGGGCGTTTGGCAGGATTGAGCCGCCTGGCAGAGAAGATTCCAGTACTCTTGCCGCAGATCAAAGACCTCAGTGCTCGGCTGAGGAGCAGAATCGCCGCACGCCACGAGAACAAAGAAAATGAGGGGGAATCTTAAACGCAAGGAACACCCGAAAGACAGTTCTTTCGGAGAGTTTACTTGGTTTGTTTGAGTTCGACGAGGATCATCTTGACGACAGACTTGAGTGTGTCGAAGACGCCGGGGCCGTCTGGAGCGACAGCACATGCCTCGAATTCAGGGTATTTGCCATCAGGGTTGAGGTCTGCCTGAAGCTCTTCGAGGGGCATAGCCGTAGGCAAGTCGCGTTTGTTGTACTGAATCACAAACGGGATCTTGTCGATATCGTAGCCATAGGCGACCAGGTTTTCCTTAAGGTCTTCCATGGAGATGATATTGGCTTCTTTTCGAGCACGTTGGGAGTCCGCCACAAAGACCACCCCGTCTGCTCCTTTCATGATGAGCTTACGGCTGGCCGAGTAGAAGAGCTGCCCTGGCACCGAATAGAGGTGCAAACGGGTTTTGAAGCCCTTGATGGCGGGTAGGCTGAGCGGCAGGAAGTCAAAGAAGAGCGTACGCTCTTGTTTGGTTTCCAGACTGATGAGCTTACCGCGAGCATCAGGGTTGGTACCCGAGTAAATGAACTTAATGTTCGTAGTTTTGCCACACAGACCAGGTCCGTAGTAGACAATTTTGAGAATGATTTCCCGCTGTGCGTAATTGATGAACGACATCTATCTTCCCGTCACGGAGCAGCGGACTGTGGATGTCCCAGACATCTCGCCTGCCATTGGATCGCTATATAGCACGCCAGAGAACTCTGTCACTTTTATTTTGCCGTTTCGGCCCAAGTTTCTGGGATTCGTTGGGACGAGGTTGGAAATCATCATTGTCTCGAAAGAGAGCATATCGTTTTTCCGCGGCATGGAGACAGGATCTAGGCGCATGTTAGATCGAAAATTCTAGAGGTGACAACGCTAAACTTAGGTCAATTGACCGCTTTAGAACGCATCATTAAAGAGTGAGTCGATGTCGTCGTCAGTGATTTCACCAAAGATATCCATCGCTTGATTCTGAGCTTCGGCAGATCGGCCCTTGAGAGTCTCAAGGACTTTTTCCATATCAGCGTACGCACGTTTAACTCTCAAACGCACCAAGCCGAGGCTGGAGCGTTCATCGAAGATCACCAACAAGATGAGGAGATCACCGATCAGGGAGACGTGGAGGTGGTTCCTCGTGCCTTCATGGAAGTGAACTGGGAACTCTTCTTCACCGAGCATGAGGGCCAGACCACCGGTAGCCGCGGTTGAACCTGCGGCGAGCGAGGCGAGTCCCGTGGTATCAATACCCGTGGTCTCGCCAGTCGCTGTGATGAGCTGACCGTCCTTATCAACGATGAAGATGGCTTTGGCGAGGGCGTCGCGCACAAGTCGCTCGCAGATCTCTGCGAACTGCTTCTGCTCCTCCTCGTAGATTGCCATCTGTCCTGCCATACCGGAACTCCTGATTCATCCTCTCGGATGCGGGGGGATTACTTAATTTGCAAGGCTTGACTTGACGCCCATAAGCTAGCACACACGTCGAAGGTCTTGCAATCAAGTTGAGGCAGTTTGATGCAGGCTTAAAGAATATGCCCTGATTTATTCTTTTTGACGTTGAGATAGTGGGAATTGAAAGGGTTTGCGAGGATTCGGATAGGCTTACGCTCCGAGATCTTGATGCCATTCTCACGAAGTCCAGAGATCTTTTTCGGGTTATTCGTGAGCAATTCGATGCTTTCCACACCCAAAATATGAAGCATTTCGGCGGCTACTGAGTAATCGCGAAGATCGTCGTCGAAGCCGAGATGGTTGTTGGCCTCGACGGTATCCATGCCCTGATCTTGAAGGCTGTAGGCTCGGACTTTATTGGTGAGTCCAATCCCTCGCCCCTCCTGGCGCATGTAGAGAATGATCCCTTCGCCAACCTCATTGATGTGCGCGAGAGCTCGTTCGAGCTGCTCTCCGCAATCACATTTGAGGCTTCCGAAGACATCTCCCGTGACGCACTCGGAGTGGATTCGAGTAAGGACATCGTCCTTACCCTGGACATCACCGGCCACGATAGCCACGTGCTCTTTTCCGTCACGGTTGTTCTCGAACGCCCAAATCTTGAAGTGCCCATACTTGGTGGGCAAGTTGGCCGTGGCCACGTGGCGCACTACCAGTTCGTCCTCTGCGCTTTTCAATTCTACGGCTTCTTTCATTCCAAGGCGAAAATGCATCGCGTATCCTCCGGACTCGGTACACTCGTACCGATCACTATAGATTGTCAATGGAAGGAACGCGGGAGAGAGGATCTGCTGGGCGCGAACCGTCCACTCTTATAATGCGAGCCCGTGGCGATCAGATTCAAGATATTGTGAAGAAAATGCTTCTGCGGCGCCAATTGTGGAGGAGATGGCATCGACTAAAACCTCGACGAGGTCTGTACGATGACCATCTAGCGCGCTGAAATAGAGGGGCCGATCTTTTTGGTGAATGATTGCGGGTGGATAGCCCGCGCGAATCAGCATGTAGTTCATGAGCAGGCGCCCGACGAGACCGCTTTTTTCATCGAATGGGAAGACCTTCATATATTCCCAGTGAACGATTGAGGCCGCGCGCACCGGATGCACGTCTTTGAAGTCATTCTCGGCCATATCTGCGACTTTGTGCAGGAAATACGAGACGCTTCCGTGTGGACAGATATTGAGGTTGTAGACCCCAGGCGAGGTATCGCGTTTGCGGTATCGGCCGGCGGTATCCGAGCCGGGGTCGCAAAGGCGAACGTGCAGCTCGCGGATAAACTCCACCGTAATCGGGACATTGTTCTGGGCGGACTCGTAGAGAAACTCAGTACAGTCCTTGAGCTTCAAGAGCGATTGCTGAACTTGTCCGTCTACCCAGTTTCTGACGGGTGCACGCTCAAGCGCGCGCATCAAGGTATCACCTGACAACACCACGCCTTCCAGCGCGTGTTCGTGATAAATCCACCCCATCACGAGTCGGTTAAAAAACTCTCCTCGCGCCCGGTTCAAGCGGTCAAAATGAACTCGGTTATGGTCGATTTCCAAATAGGTCAGATTCATTGGCGCCTCCGTAAGGTCATTTTCGGTAAGCCCAAAGGTTCCCCAACCGTTTAAAATGCGCTTTTACCGAAAATGCCCAAACGAGCGGGCTATGTCTGACTTCTTAAAGGGTAGAGAAAGACCAAACACGATTCAAGAGAATGGATGTCGTTTTTTTCAATCCGAGGCGCTTAGAGGTCGAGCTCGTCGATTTGGTCGGCATTTTCCATGATAAAATCGAAACGCAACGACGCATCCTTACCCATCAGGCTACTGATCAAATTCTCGGTTTCGTTGGCCTCACCCAAGACCACACGTAGAAGCCTTCGTTTGGAAGGATCAAGCGTAGTATCTCTAAGCGTGTCCGCCATCATCTCGCCGAGACCTTTGAAACGCTGAATCGAGACTTTCTTGGGGTTTTTGCCCTTGGAGAACTTCTTGATCAGTCGGTCGCGTTCGGTCTCATCGAGCGCCCAATGTGTGTCGTTGCCGTGGTCTACGCGGAAAAGTGGCGGCTGGGCGATGTAGAGATGCCCTTCTGTAATCAGCTTGGGCATGTATCGGTAGAAGAATGTGAGCAGGAGAGTCGTGATGTGGTGGCCGTCTGAATCGGCATCCATGAGGAGGATGACCTTTCCATAACGAAGTCTGCTGACATCAAAATCATCGTCGACGCCACAACCCACGGCATCGGCCACGTCTTTGAGCTCTTTGTTTCCAATCACTTTGGACGTGGTGGCTTGTTCGGCGTTCAGAACCTTGCCGCGCAGGGGCAGAATAGCCTGAGTCCGCCTGTCTCGGCCTTGTTTTGCATTTCCGCCGGCAGAATCACCCTCGACGATAAAGAGTTCGGATTCGTCGGGGTCCGTGCTCGAACAATCGGCGAGTTTTCCGGGGAGATTGAGGCGATGGTTGACGGCGCGTTTACGACTTACTTTTTGCTGCGCGGACCGGCTGGCAAGCCTTGCTTTTGCAGCCTGCACGATGCGCTGCGCGATAGCCTGACCGGTAGACGAGTTCTTGTTCAGGTACTGTTCGAGCTCGATCCGGACGAGGTTCGAGACGACTGTCTTGACCTCATTATTGTTGAGCTTGCTCTTCGTCTGACCTTGGAACTGAGGGTCCATCATGAAGACGCTGACCACCGCCTTTAGCCCCTCCCTGATATCATCAGCGATAATAGCGAGGCTCTTCGGGGCCACGTCATGAGCCTCGAAGAAGCTTCTTACGGCCTTGAGCACCCCGTCTTTAAACCCTTGCTCGTGGGTTCCACCGTCAGGCGTAGGGATGGCGTTGGTATAGGTTCGAATGTCTTCGCGATGGTCTTCGGTCCACTGCAGTGCAACTTGAACGCGCGTGATCGTGCCTTCAGGCTCGTCGAGAAGGATAGAGATCGCGTCGGTGTGGATCGGAGGCTCTTTGCCCTCTTTTTGGATTCGGTCGAGCAAATCGCGCGTCCCGCCCTCGTGCTTGAACTCTTTGTAGGCACCGGTGCCTTTGTCTCTAAAGAGAATGCGAAGTCCAGGGATGAGGAACGTCTTAATCTCGAGACGCTCCGCGACGTGCTCCACGTCGAACATGGTGTCTTCAAAGATTTCAGGGTCGGGGCGAAAGAAGATTTCGGTGCCCGTACCTCGCGCTTGTCCGATGGTCTCTACGCCTGAATCGGGCGTCCCGCGCACGTAAGTTTGCCGGTAGGCATGACCGTCGCGCTTAACAGAGGCGATAAGCTCCGAGCTCAGGGCGTTGACCACCGAGCTACCCACGCCGTGCAATCCGCCCGAGGTGGTGTACGACGAGTTGTTGAACTTTCCGCCGGCATGCAAGGTGGTGAGAATCACCTCAAGGGCGCTTCTTTTCTCGGGATCTTGCGGGTGTGTGTCCACTGGAATTCCGCGCCCGTTGTCCACCACGGTGGCCGAGCAGCCGTCCTCGTGGATGGTGACCTCGATGGTGCTCGCGAAGCCGTTCATGGCTTCGTCAACCGAGTTGTCGACGATTTCCCAGAGGAGGTGATGGAGTCCAGCCTTACCCGTGCCTCCGATATACATCGCAGGACGTTTTCGCACGGCTTCGAGGCCCGATAAGACTGTGATATCTGTGGCTGTATAGGCAGACATGTGGACTCCTGTCTAAAACACGCGGCGCTGCATGATCGCCCGTGATAGCGTGACTTTATCGGCGTACTCGAGCTCGCCACCGATCGGAATTCCGGAGGCAATCCTTGAGACGTTGACGCCTAACGGCTTTAAGAGCCGAGCAAGATACAAAGCCGTTGCCTCTCCGTCCACCGACGGACTCGTGGCAAGAATGACCTCTTTGACCTCGGAGTCGGTGCCAAAACGCGCGAGTAGTTCGCGAACTTTGAGGTCATCGGGACCGATACCTTCGAGCGGCGAGATCAGGCCATGTAAGACATGGTATGTACCACGAAATTCGCCGGTGCGCTCAATAGCGCGAAGATCAGGTGTCGATTCAACGACACAGATCGTGGCCGGGTCGCGTTTGGTATCTTCGCAAATCTGGCAGAGCGTGCCCTTGGTGAGATTCGAACATCTCTCACAAAATCCCACTTCAACCTTAACCCGTTGGAGCGCCTCGCTGAGGTCGTCCACGAGGTCACCGGGCTGATTCATCACAAAGAACGCGAGGCGGCTGGCCGTACGCTCCCCTATACCAGGCAGTCTGGCAAAGGCGCTGATAAGATGTGTGATGGGATCGTCGGGCTTCAATGGTGTTTTCGGTTCAGAACAAGCCAGGAATGTTGAGACCACCGGTGATTTTCTCGACTTCGGTGTTCATCATGTCCGTGGCTAGCTTAGTGGCCTGATTAACGGCGATGACGATCATCTCTTGGAGCATTTCGACATCTTCGAGGGCTTCGGGCTGGATTTTGACTTCGACGAGCTCGGAATTGCCGTTGACCACTGCAGTCACGACACCACCACCAGCCGACGCCTCGACGCGTTTTTCGCCGATTTCTTCCTGCACTTTTTGAATTTGGCCCTGCATGCGCTGAGCCTGACGAACGATATTGGTCATATTGTTTTTCAAAACAAAACTCCCGACGCATGCGCGTCAATTAAGAAGACGACGTCTTATAGTCGCAAGGGGCGCGGGCGACAAGCACCACTCGCTACTTGGGCGACTAATGGCC
This Microvenator marinus DNA region includes the following protein-coding sequences:
- the ccoN gene encoding cytochrome-c oxidase, cbb3-type subunit I, whose product is MSHSETPLKGYERVVYDDRVVRAFAFATVIWGIVGMTVGLILALQLAFWPANVHEFLTFGRLRPLHTNAVIFAFAGNAIFTAVYYSTQRLTKARMFNDKLSWIHFWGWQLIIVSAAITLPLGITQSREYAELEWPIDLAITFIWVVFAVNFLGTLWRRREKHIYVALWFYIASIVTVAVLHIFNNLIIPVDLFKGYSLLSGVQDAMVQWWYGHNAVAFFLTTPFLGLMYYFLPKAAERPVFSYKLSIIHFWSLVFLYIWAGPHHLHYTALPEWASTVGMVFSVMLWMPSWGGMINGLLTLRGAWGKLRDEPVLKFFVVGITFYGMSTFEGPMLSIKAVNSLGHYTDWIIAHVHSGALGWNGFMTFGMIYWLVPRLWKVDDYSKKLANWHFWLGTIGMLLYVLAMYWAGVTQGLMWRAFDETGKLMYPDFMETVIEIVPMYWVRVVGGSLYILGVLIGGYNLIRAARAGARPDTVVDVPTPTWRKKKEAAKTYDEALSRLDGDFKEGWHRALEGWPMIFTVLTTIAILIGSVIEIVPMLIVKSNVPRINTVTPYTPLELEGRDIYVAEGCYNCHSQMVRPMLHEIERYGEYSKPGEFIYDHPFQWGSKRTGPDLHRVGGKYPHLWHVRHMEDPRLTTPNSIMPKYGWLLTKDVDFSKTQKKVEVSMMLGVPYKPWEAENAVELAKKQAKEIADEVASQDANYQGLEDKQIIALVAYLQRLGVDIKKEEK
- a CDS encoding sulfite exporter TauE/SafE family protein, producing the protein MNAYSQVVSIGLLWVTIHCAGMCGPIIAGVTTSRHKTGSIWSRVPRVLAYQLGRAVTYAGFGVAAGLLGAVFESQIRTFANAAGLVLSLALIGVGISQVPWVRRRFKPGGNFGVDFSSKLLGLLKGTRGMGDFPRLFLTGLLLGFLPCMLMFWVLSVAASTASALHGAGVMVLLVVMTTPVLIFSSLMAGLPIRRFGEHLVPVALILSGVWMGLVAIASNGWIDHIHLQFKMFGEGYVFMLW
- a CDS encoding TraR/DksA family transcriptional regulator, yielding MNADELKAFQDRLIERRRELIDEGDFLIEPSKRDAVAKLDEDEAPHTENAQVIASRRNRERAREIAGIEKALRRIELEPDEYGLCQECDEEIGQKRLELMPWVEFCVSCQSKIDDPQKNYRRRHAADYL
- a CDS encoding GTP-binding protein gives rise to the protein MSFINYAQREIILKIVYYGPGLCGKTTNIKFIYSGTNPDARGKLISLETKQERTLFFDFLPLSLPAIKGFKTRLHLYSVPGQLFYSASRKLIMKGADGVVFVADSQRARKEANIISMEDLKENLVAYGYDIDKIPFVIQYNKRDLPTAMPLEELQADLNPDGKYPEFEACAVAPDGPGVFDTLKSVVKMILVELKQTK
- a CDS encoding roadblock/LC7 domain-containing protein, which translates into the protein MAGQMAIYEEEQKQFAEICERLVRDALAKAIFIVDKDGQLITATGETTGIDTTGLASLAAGSTAATGGLALMLGEEEFPVHFHEGTRNHLHVSLIGDLLILLVIFDERSSLGLVRLRVKRAYADMEKVLETLKGRSAEAQNQAMDIFGEITDDDIDSLFNDAF
- the ribA gene encoding GTP cyclohydrolase II — translated: MHFRLGMKEAVELKSAEDELVVRHVATANLPTKYGHFKIWAFENNRDGKEHVAIVAGDVQGKDDVLTRIHSECVTGDVFGSLKCDCGEQLERALAHINEVGEGIILYMRQEGRGIGLTNKVRAYSLQDQGMDTVEANNHLGFDDDLRDYSVAAEMLHILGVESIELLTNNPKKISGLRENGIKISERKPIRILANPFNSHYLNVKKNKSGHIL
- a CDS encoding Fic family protein, giving the protein MNLTYLEIDHNRVHFDRLNRARGEFFNRLVMGWIYHEHALEGVVLSGDTLMRALERAPVRNWVDGQVQQSLLKLKDCTEFLYESAQNNVPITVEFIRELHVRLCDPGSDTAGRYRKRDTSPGVYNLNICPHGSVSYFLHKVADMAENDFKDVHPVRAASIVHWEYMKVFPFDEKSGLVGRLLMNYMLIRAGYPPAIIHQKDRPLYFSALDGHRTDLVEVLVDAISSTIGAAEAFSSQYLESDRHGLAL
- a CDS encoding DNA gyrase/topoisomerase IV subunit B; the encoded protein is MSAYTATDITVLSGLEAVRKRPAMYIGGTGKAGLHHLLWEIVDNSVDEAMNGFASTIEVTIHEDGCSATVVDNGRGIPVDTHPQDPEKRSALEVILTTLHAGGKFNNSSYTTSGGLHGVGSSVVNALSSELIASVKRDGHAYRQTYVRGTPDSGVETIGQARGTGTEIFFRPDPEIFEDTMFDVEHVAERLEIKTFLIPGLRILFRDKGTGAYKEFKHEGGTRDLLDRIQKEGKEPPIHTDAISILLDEPEGTITRVQVALQWTEDHREDIRTYTNAIPTPDGGTHEQGFKDGVLKAVRSFFEAHDVAPKSLAIIADDIREGLKAVVSVFMMDPQFQGQTKSKLNNNEVKTVVSNLVRIELEQYLNKNSSTGQAIAQRIVQAAKARLASRSAQQKVSRKRAVNHRLNLPGKLADCSSTDPDESELFIVEGDSAGGNAKQGRDRRTQAILPLRGKVLNAEQATTSKVIGNKELKDVADAVGCGVDDDFDVSRLRYGKVILLMDADSDGHHITTLLLTFFYRYMPKLITEGHLYIAQPPLFRVDHGNDTHWALDETERDRLIKKFSKGKNPKKVSIQRFKGLGEMMADTLRDTTLDPSKRRLLRVVLGEANETENLISSLMGKDASLRFDFIMENADQIDELDL
- the recR gene encoding recombination mediator RecR, with the protein product MKPDDPITHLISAFARLPGIGERTASRLAFFVMNQPGDLVDDLSEALQRVKVEVGFCERCSNLTKGTLCQICEDTKRDPATICVVESTPDLRAIERTGEFRGTYHVLHGLISPLEGIGPDDLKVRELLARFGTDSEVKEVILATSPSVDGEATALYLARLLKPLGVNVSRIASGIPIGGELEYADKVTLSRAIMQRRVF
- a CDS encoding YbaB/EbfC family nucleoid-associated protein, whose product is MTNIVRQAQRMQGQIQKVQEEIGEKRVEASAGGGVVTAVVNGNSELVEVKIQPEALEDVEMLQEMIVIAVNQATKLATDMMNTEVEKITGGLNIPGLF